The following are from one region of the Lynx canadensis isolate LIC74 chromosome D4, mLynCan4.pri.v2, whole genome shotgun sequence genome:
- the LOC115499396 gene encoding LOW QUALITY PROTEIN: proteasome activator complex subunit 2-like (The sequence of the model RefSeq protein was modified relative to this genomic sequence to represent the inferred CDS: deleted 3 bases in 2 codons), protein MAKPCGVRLSGEARKQVDIFRQNLFQEAEEFLYRFLPQKIIYLNQLLQEDSLNVADPASLRAPPDIPIPDAPPKDDEMETDKQEKKEVPKCGFLPGNEKVLALLALVKPEVWTLKEKRILVITWIQHLTPKIEDGNDFGVAIQEKVLERVNAVKTKVEAFQATISKYFSERGDAVAKASEETHVMDYRALVRERDEAAYGELRAMVLDLRAFYAELYHIICSNLEKIINPKGEEKPSVY, encoded by the exons ATGGCCAAACCTTGTGGGGTGCGCCTGAGCGGGGAAGCCCGCAAACAGGTGGATATTTTCAGGCAAAATCTTTTTCAGGAGGCAGAGGAATTCCTCTACAGATTCTTGCCACAG AAAATCATATACCTGAATCAACTCTTGCAAGAGGACTCCCTCAATGTGGCTGACCCAGCCTCTCTCCGGGCCCCACCAGACATCCCCATCCCAGACGCCCCACCCAAGGATGATGAGATGGAAACAGATaagcaggagaagaaagaagtCCCTAAGTGTGGCTTTCTCCCTGGAAATGAGAAGGTTCTCGCCCTACTTGCCCTGGTTAAGCCAGAAGTGTGGACTCTCAAAGAAAAACGCATTCTGGTGATCACATGGATCCAGCACCTGACCCCCAAGATT GAGGATGGAAATGACTTTGGGGTGGCAATCCAGGAGAAGGTGCTGGAGAGGGTGAATGCAGTCAAGACTAAAGTGGAAGCCTTCCAAGCAACCATTTCCAAGTACTTCTCAGAACGTGGGGATGCTGTGGCCAAGGCCTCTGAGGAGACTCATGTCATGGATTACCGGGCCCTGGTACGTGAGCGAGATGAGGCAGCCTATGGGGAGCTCAGGGCCATGGTGCTGGACCTGAGGGCCTTCTACGCTGAGCTTTATCATATCATCTGCAGCAACCTAGAGAAAATTATCAACCCAAAGGGTGAAGAGAAGCCATCTGTGTACTGA